The following are encoded in a window of Bacteroidia bacterium genomic DNA:
- a CDS encoding glycosyltransferase: MEKLDSKKIKTVCQLSSLHYALDTRIFYKYAIGLRDTYNVIVVGIHPKREIIKRVEIVPFREFSSRRWRVFTSWILMFFKAIRLKADLYHIHDPELMPCALLLKLFGKKVVMDVHENFAGDIFDKEWVRNKKITFKIFDFVERTICKKTPVVLAESSYLKRYQEFAPDITVIQNYVEPEFFEQFIYKDKNPLHLYYIGIILESRCITEIMDAMYVLHQQNLPVHFHCVGRLYSRIEQAIHSHQAYSALKEYLHFYGRMNLEEGYKVSMQCGIGLCLIKPMKNSIESKPTKLFEYMACGIPIITSNFPLYVQLVDDTQTGITVNPISVQEIANAIKTLIQDSTLVEKFGHNGLIVSKEKFNWAVEHAKLLSLYARILN; encoded by the coding sequence GGATACACGCATTTTTTATAAATATGCAATCGGATTAAGAGATACATATAATGTAATCGTAGTAGGAATTCATCCAAAACGAGAAATAATTAAAAGAGTTGAAATCGTTCCATTTAGAGAGTTTAGCAGCAGACGATGGAGGGTTTTTACTTCGTGGATACTCATGTTCTTTAAGGCAATACGCCTCAAAGCAGATTTATACCATATCCATGACCCTGAATTAATGCCTTGCGCTCTTTTGTTGAAATTGTTTGGGAAAAAAGTAGTGATGGATGTGCATGAAAATTTTGCTGGTGACATCTTTGACAAAGAATGGGTGCGTAATAAAAAAATAACATTTAAAATTTTTGATTTTGTAGAACGTACAATCTGCAAAAAAACACCGGTTGTATTGGCAGAATCCTCATATTTAAAACGCTATCAAGAATTTGCACCGGATATTACCGTAATCCAAAATTATGTAGAGCCTGAATTTTTCGAACAATTTATTTATAAAGACAAAAATCCATTACACCTATATTATATAGGTATTATTTTAGAAAGTAGATGTATCACAGAAATCATGGATGCAATGTATGTATTACATCAACAAAACTTGCCGGTGCATTTTCATTGCGTAGGTCGGTTGTATTCTAGAATCGAACAAGCAATACATTCGCATCAGGCGTATTCTGCATTAAAAGAATATTTACATTTCTATGGACGCATGAATTTAGAAGAAGGGTATAAAGTATCCATGCAGTGTGGTATTGGCTTATGTCTAATCAAGCCAATGAAAAATTCCATAGAGTCAAAGCCAACCAAGCTTTTTGAATATATGGCATGCGGTATTCCAATAATAACCAGTAATTTTCCTTTATATGTTCAATTAGTTGATGATACACAAACAGGGATTACTGTGAATCCGATTTCAGTTCAAGAGATTGCAAATGCTATAAAAACACTAATTCAAGATAGCACATTGGTAGAAAAATTTGGACATAATGGTCTCATTGTTTCAAAAGAGAAATTTAATTGGGCGGTTGAACACGCAAAATTACTTTCACTTTATGCAAGGATTTTGAATTAA
- the rplM gene encoding 50S ribosomal protein L13 codes for MNTLSYKTISANSATVNKRWFIVDAEGQNLGRLSSQIASVLRGKNKPDFTPHVDCGDYVIVINAEKVQIPDSRLTKKEYITHSGYPGGQRRVTPQQLLNKKPFALVEEAVRGMLPKNRLGRQMFHNMFVYVGSEHPHQAQKPQELKFDI; via the coding sequence GTGAATACCCTGAGCTACAAAACAATATCGGCAAATTCAGCAACAGTAAACAAAAGATGGTTTATTGTAGATGCAGAAGGCCAGAATCTGGGCAGATTATCATCTCAGATTGCAAGTGTTCTAAGAGGCAAGAACAAACCCGATTTCACTCCTCATGTAGATTGTGGAGATTATGTAATAGTTATCAATGCAGAGAAGGTTCAGATACCAGACAGCAGATTGACTAAAAAAGAATATATCACACACTCAGGTTATCCGGGAGGACAACGCAGGGTAACCCCACAGCAGCTTTTAAATAAGAAGCCTTTTGCTTTGGTAGAAGAAGCTGTGAGAGGAATGTTGCCCAAAAATAGACTTGGAAGACAAATGTTTCACAACATGTTTGTATATGTAGGTAGTGAACATCCACACCAAGCACAAAAACCACAAGAATTAAAATTTGATATTTAA
- the rpsI gene encoding 30S ribosomal protein S9, which yields MEAINTIGRRKSSIARIYFKPGKGKVQINSKELKEYFPVATHQNLVTLPLSLLNANNTYDIEVNVSGGGITGQADAIKLAIARALCEVDPENRPVLKQHKLLTRDPRMVERKKFGQKKARKRFQFSKR from the coding sequence ATGGAAGCAATCAACACCATAGGCAGAAGAAAATCCTCTATTGCAAGGATTTATTTTAAACCCGGTAAAGGAAAGGTTCAGATTAACAGCAAAGAATTAAAAGAGTATTTTCCTGTTGCTACACACCAAAATCTTGTAACACTACCACTTTCTCTACTCAACGCAAACAATACTTATGATATCGAAGTAAATGTTTCAGGCGGTGGTATTACAGGTCAAGCAGATGCTATTAAACTTGCTATCGCAAGGGCATTGTGTGAAGTAGATCCTGAAAATCGTCCGGTTCTCAAACAACACAAACTCCTTACAAGAGACCCTCGTATGGTAGAAAGAAAGAAATTTGGTCAAAAGAAAGCTAGAAAACGCTTCCAGTTCTCTAAACGTTAA
- the rpsB gene encoding 30S ribosomal protein S2, which translates to MSEISTKELLDAGCHFGHLTHKWSPKMAPYIFMEKDGIHLIDLNKTLVKIEEAKQVVKSLVKSGRKVLFVATKKQAKEIVEQAAKSVDMPFVTERWLGGMLTNFATVKKSIKKMQTIEKNMKDGTFEALAKKERLVLSREHEKLSKFFSGIENMHKLPALIFIVDVKKEHIAVAEALKLNIPTIGLVDTNSDPTKIDYVIPANDDSANSIQLIVNQITDTIKEALQEYKVDKEEEGAKKKAEKDSAQELEAEA; encoded by the coding sequence ATGTCAGAAATAAGCACAAAAGAATTATTAGATGCAGGTTGTCATTTTGGACACCTGACCCATAAATGGAGCCCTAAAATGGCACCATACATTTTTATGGAAAAAGATGGTATCCATCTTATAGACCTAAACAAGACCCTTGTTAAAATTGAAGAAGCAAAACAAGTAGTTAAAAGTCTTGTGAAGTCCGGTAGAAAAGTATTGTTTGTTGCTACTAAAAAACAAGCAAAAGAAATTGTTGAACAGGCTGCAAAATCTGTTGATATGCCTTTCGTTACAGAAAGATGGTTAGGTGGTATGCTTACCAACTTCGCTACTGTGAAGAAGTCTATCAAGAAAATGCAGACAATTGAAAAGAACATGAAAGACGGCACTTTTGAAGCATTAGCTAAAAAAGAAAGATTAGTGTTGTCCAGAGAGCACGAAAAACTGTCTAAGTTCTTCAGTGGTATTGAAAATATGCACAAGCTGCCTGCTTTGATTTTTATTGTTGATGTGAAAAAAGAACATATCGCAGTTGCAGAAGCATTGAAACTGAATATTCCTACTATCGGTTTGGTTGATACTAACTCAGACCCTACTAAGATTGACTATGTTATTCCTGCTAATGATGATTCTGCTAATTCAATCCAATTGATCGTGAATCAAATTACTGATACAATTAAAGAAGCATTGCAAGAATACAAAGTAGATAAAGAAGAAGAAGGTGCAAAGAAAAAAGCTGAAAAAGATTCAGCTCAAGAACTCGAAGCAGAAGCATAA
- the tsf gene encoding translation elongation factor Ts, translating into MTTISASDVNKLRQVTGAGMMDCKKALVEAGGDFDNAIELLRKKGQKISLNRADRQAHEGAVIALTSADNKSGVIVELNCETDFVAKNQDFVSFANEIANLALTQKPADIAALKALKIGSLTVEQRIMDEMGKTGEKLDISSYEKLEGENIVPYIHAGNRIGVLVSLNNTPSSANQVAGKDVAMQIAAMNPIALDENSVPDDVKQREINVGKEQAIQEGKPAEMAEKIALGRLTKFYKEYTLVNQEFVKDSSKNIKKMLADTEQNLAVVGFKRVGLGA; encoded by the coding sequence ATGACAACGATTAGTGCATCTGATGTAAATAAACTCAGACAAGTAACAGGAGCAGGTATGATGGACTGCAAAAAAGCCCTTGTTGAAGCAGGTGGTGATTTTGATAACGCTATTGAACTCCTAAGAAAAAAAGGACAAAAGATTTCATTAAACAGAGCAGATAGACAAGCACATGAAGGTGCAGTGATTGCGCTGACCTCAGCTGATAATAAATCAGGTGTGATAGTTGAACTTAATTGTGAAACGGATTTTGTTGCAAAAAATCAAGACTTCGTTTCATTTGCTAATGAGATTGCAAACCTTGCACTTACCCAAAAACCCGCTGATATTGCTGCATTAAAAGCTTTAAAAATTGGAAGCCTTACTGTAGAACAAAGAATTATGGATGAGATGGGTAAGACAGGTGAAAAACTTGATATTTCTTCTTACGAAAAATTAGAAGGTGAAAATATTGTTCCCTATATCCACGCAGGCAATAGAATTGGCGTGTTGGTTTCTTTAAATAATACACCTTCATCAGCAAATCAAGTTGCGGGCAAGGACGTAGCAATGCAAATTGCAGCTATGAACCCTATTGCCCTTGATGAAAACTCTGTACCGGATGATGTAAAACAACGCGAAATCAATGTTGGAAAAGAGCAAGCTATTCAAGAAGGGAAGCCTGCTGAAATGGCTGAAAAAATTGCCTTAGGTAGATTGACTAAGTTTTACAAAGAATACACTCTTGTAAACCAAGAATTTGTTAAGGACAGTTCCAAGAATATTAAGAAAATGTTAGCAGACACAGAACAGAACCTTGCTGTTGTTGGGTTTAAGCGTGTCGGATTAGGTGCATAA
- the pyrH gene encoding UMP kinase — protein MTKFNRILLKLSGESLMGKEKFGIDPTILEQYANEVKSVVDLGVEVAIVIGGGNIFRGVQGVQKGLADRAHADYMGMLATVINAMALQGALERIGLSTRLQSAIKMEQICEPFIRRKAIRHLEKGRVVIFGAGTGNPYFTTDSAASLRAVEIEADVILKGTRVDGVYTADPEKDATATKFDNISFAEVYSKGLNIMDLTAITLCKENNLPILVFDMNKPGNLLRLMKGESVGTLVSQ, from the coding sequence ATGACAAAATTCAATAGAATTCTACTTAAACTCAGCGGAGAATCGCTAATGGGAAAAGAAAAGTTTGGAATTGATCCAACAATCCTTGAACAATATGCCAATGAAGTAAAATCCGTTGTGGACTTAGGTGTTGAAGTTGCCATTGTGATTGGTGGTGGTAACATTTTTAGAGGAGTGCAGGGTGTTCAAAAAGGACTTGCTGACAGAGCACATGCAGATTATATGGGAATGTTGGCAACAGTTATTAATGCTATGGCGCTGCAAGGTGCTTTAGAAAGAATAGGGTTGTCAACCAGATTACAATCTGCAATTAAAATGGAACAGATTTGTGAACCTTTTATACGCAGAAAAGCAATTAGACACTTAGAAAAAGGACGTGTAGTAATATTTGGCGCAGGCACGGGTAATCCATATTTTACAACTGATTCTGCTGCTTCATTAAGAGCAGTTGAAATTGAAGCAGATGTGATTCTCAAAGGTACAAGAGTGGATGGAGTCTATACGGCTGACCCTGAGAAAGATGCCACAGCTACAAAGTTTGATAATATTAGTTTTGCGGAAGTATATAGCAAAGGATTGAATATTATGGACTTGACTGCAATTACACTTTGCAAGGAAAATAACCTTCCAATCTTGGTGTTTGATATGAATAAACCCGGCAATCTGCTGCGCTTGATGAAAGGGGAAAGTGTGGGAACCCTCGTGTCTCAATAA
- the ung gene encoding uracil-DNA glycosylase, with translation MSVIQLHESWLSMLQSEFDADYMHNLKYFLKQEKESGKVVYPPGKQIFEALNVTPLDTVKVLILGQDPYHGAGQAHGLSFSVPDGIKIPPSLHNIFKELGNDLYISYPRSGNLLPWAKQGVLLLNATLTVRASDAGSHQKKGWEQFTDKIISLVNEKREHVVFMLWGKFAQDKITLIDSQKHLILASAHPSPFSAERGFFGNKHFSKTNEFLQNKGITPIDWKL, from the coding sequence ATGTCAGTGATTCAACTGCATGAGTCGTGGCTATCAATGCTGCAATCTGAGTTTGATGCAGATTATATGCATAATCTCAAGTACTTTTTGAAACAAGAAAAAGAATCAGGAAAGGTAGTATATCCACCCGGCAAGCAGATTTTTGAAGCATTAAATGTAACACCATTAGATACGGTGAAAGTGTTGATTTTGGGTCAAGATCCTTATCATGGAGCGGGACAGGCGCATGGACTCAGTTTTTCTGTGCCTGATGGAATAAAAATACCACCTTCTTTACATAATATTTTTAAAGAACTTGGCAATGATTTATACATTAGTTACCCGCGTTCGGGAAACCTCTTACCTTGGGCGAAGCAAGGAGTGTTGCTTCTGAATGCAACATTGACAGTGAGGGCATCTGATGCAGGCTCACATCAAAAAAAAGGATGGGAACAGTTTACTGACAAAATTATCAGTTTGGTGAATGAAAAAAGAGAACATGTTGTCTTTATGCTTTGGGGCAAATTTGCTCAAGATAAAATTACATTAATTGATAGCCAAAAACATTTGATTTTAGCATCCGCACACCCTTCTCCGTTTTCTGCAGAACGTGGTTTCTTTGGTAATAAACATTTTTCCAAAACGAATGAATTTCTTCAAAACAAAGGAATCACGCCTATTGATTGGAAACTCTAA
- the metH gene encoding methionine synthase — MDTKKKIAELLKQRILILDGAMGTMIQRYKLSEEDYRGERFKDYPHSLKGNNDLLSLTQPHIIKTIHTQYLEAGSDIIETNTFSSTTVAMADFRMEDLVYELNYCSAKLAREACDEMMQKTPNKPRFVAGSIGPTNRTASLSPNVNDPGFRAITFEELRTAYKQQAVALLDGGVDLLLVETVFDTLNAKAALFAIDEIQQERNLEIPIMVSGTITDASGRTLSGQTAEAFLISFSHLDLLSVGFNCALGAKQLTPYLDAISKKTSFYTSVYPNAGLPNAFGQYDDTPALMLEQVKEYLEKGLVNILGGCCGTTPEHIRAFADYVATEPYAIRNPDELYAERKQMKPLCLSGLEPLVITSESNFINVGERTNVAGSKRFLRLIKEENYTEALNIAREQVEGGAQILDVNMDDGLLDGVNAMTKFLNLVASEPDIAKIPIMIDSSKWEILEAGLRVVQGKCVVNSISLKEGEDKFIEEAITIKRYGAAIIVMAFDEVGQADNLQRRIEICNRSYQILVNKVHFPPEDIIFDLNIFPVATGLEEHRRNALDFIEATRWVKKNLPYVSVSGGVSNVSFSFRGNDTVREAMHSVFLYHAIKAGMNMGIVNPSLLTVYDEIPKELLTLVEDVMLNRREDATERLLEYSENVKSVRKEKIEEQEWRKEDLQSRITHALVKGVDNYIIEDVEEARLQSSKPLDVIEINLMTGMGVVGDLFGSGKMFLPQVVKSARVMKKAVNYLQPFIEAEKDNTKPSAGKIVMATVKGDVHDIGKNIVSVVLGCNNYEIVDLGVMVPAEKIIQTAIDENADAIGLSGLITPSLDEMVHVASELERQQLHLPLLIGGATTSKAHTALKIDPVYSRTVVHVNDASRAVGVVSNLINNEKNVDYGKEMKLEYEEFRKQFLNRRSNKEFVSLEFARANRYKLKFEQEKIFKPNKLGITVIEDQDLNTLLDFFDWSPFFRSWELHGKFPDILNDEKIGKQATEVYQDAQAVIKDIIENKRLKARAIFGLFPANSINDDLYIKDESGNKIAKFITLRQQYKKSDNQYLALADFVAPEESGITDYMGCFCVSAGFGTEEIVAEYKNKLDDYTAILVQALADRFAEAFAEYLHFQVRTKFWGYVPEEQLSNEEIISEYYQGVRPAPGYPACPDHLDKRTIWNLMGVEEKIGVKLTKGFAMWPAASVSGYYFAHPQSKYFGVGKIKQDQFEDYVQRRGISEEEAAKWLNANLAD; from the coding sequence ATGGATACAAAAAAGAAGATTGCCGAATTATTAAAACAAAGAATATTAATTCTTGATGGTGCCATGGGTACCATGATTCAACGCTATAAGTTGTCAGAAGAAGACTATCGCGGAGAACGGTTTAAGGACTATCCTCACTCATTGAAGGGCAATAATGATTTGTTGTCCTTAACACAACCGCATATTATTAAAACGATTCATACACAATACTTAGAAGCAGGTTCAGATATTATTGAAACCAATACCTTTTCTTCTACAACTGTGGCTATGGCTGATTTTCGTATGGAAGATTTGGTATATGAACTAAATTATTGTTCCGCCAAATTAGCTCGAGAAGCGTGTGATGAAATGATGCAGAAAACACCTAACAAGCCTCGTTTTGTTGCCGGTTCTATCGGACCTACAAATCGAACGGCTTCTTTGTCGCCAAATGTAAATGACCCGGGATTCAGGGCAATTACTTTTGAAGAATTGCGAACAGCATATAAACAGCAAGCAGTAGCATTGTTGGATGGCGGTGTAGATTTATTGTTGGTTGAAACTGTTTTTGATACTTTAAATGCAAAGGCGGCTTTGTTTGCAATAGACGAAATACAACAGGAGCGAAATCTTGAAATTCCTATCATGGTGAGCGGTACGATTACGGATGCTTCTGGCAGAACATTATCCGGCCAAACAGCAGAGGCTTTTCTTATTTCTTTTTCACATTTAGACTTATTAAGCGTAGGATTTAATTGTGCATTGGGTGCAAAACAACTTACGCCATATTTAGATGCCATTTCCAAAAAGACTTCATTTTATACTTCTGTTTACCCTAATGCAGGATTACCAAATGCTTTTGGACAATATGATGACACCCCTGCCTTGATGCTTGAACAAGTCAAAGAGTATTTAGAAAAGGGTTTGGTAAATATTCTTGGAGGTTGTTGTGGTACCACACCGGAACATATTAGGGCATTTGCAGATTACGTTGCAACAGAACCTTATGCGATTCGCAACCCTGACGAACTGTATGCAGAAAGAAAACAAATGAAACCACTTTGTTTGTCCGGCTTAGAACCATTAGTCATTACCTCAGAATCTAATTTTATTAATGTAGGAGAAAGGACGAATGTAGCCGGTTCTAAACGTTTTCTCAGGTTGATAAAGGAAGAAAATTACACAGAAGCACTCAACATTGCGAGAGAACAAGTGGAGGGAGGAGCACAAATTTTAGATGTCAATATGGATGATGGCTTGCTGGACGGTGTTAATGCAATGACTAAGTTTCTGAACCTGGTTGCTTCCGAGCCTGATATTGCCAAAATACCAATCATGATTGATTCATCAAAATGGGAGATATTAGAAGCGGGTTTGCGCGTTGTGCAAGGAAAATGTGTGGTAAATTCTATTTCTTTGAAAGAAGGTGAGGACAAGTTTATTGAAGAAGCAATAACTATTAAAAGATATGGTGCAGCCATTATTGTGATGGCATTTGATGAAGTCGGACAAGCAGATAACCTACAGAGAAGGATAGAAATTTGCAATCGCTCATATCAGATATTAGTTAATAAGGTTCATTTCCCACCGGAAGATATCATTTTCGATTTAAATATTTTTCCGGTTGCTACCGGTTTAGAAGAACACAGACGCAACGCACTTGATTTTATTGAAGCTACACGATGGGTAAAGAAAAATCTGCCTTATGTTTCAGTCAGTGGAGGTGTTTCTAATGTGTCATTTTCATTTCGAGGGAATGACACAGTTCGAGAGGCAATGCATTCAGTTTTCTTGTATCATGCAATCAAAGCAGGCATGAATATGGGTATTGTCAATCCTTCTTTATTGACTGTTTATGATGAAATTCCCAAAGAATTGTTGACGTTGGTCGAGGATGTTATGCTCAATAGAAGAGAGGATGCTACAGAAAGATTGCTTGAATATTCAGAGAATGTAAAATCGGTCAGAAAAGAAAAAATTGAAGAACAGGAATGGAGAAAAGAAGATTTGCAAAGTCGAATCACACACGCATTAGTAAAAGGGGTTGACAACTATATTATTGAAGATGTAGAAGAAGCAAGGTTGCAATCATCCAAGCCCTTAGATGTTATTGAAATTAATCTGATGACAGGAATGGGTGTGGTAGGTGATTTATTTGGAAGTGGTAAAATGTTTTTACCTCAAGTAGTAAAATCGGCTCGGGTGATGAAGAAGGCTGTAAATTATCTTCAACCTTTTATTGAAGCCGAAAAAGACAACACCAAGCCATCTGCCGGGAAGATTGTTATGGCTACAGTGAAAGGAGATGTACATGATATCGGAAAAAATATTGTTTCTGTTGTGCTGGGTTGCAATAATTATGAGATAGTTGATTTGGGTGTAATGGTTCCTGCTGAAAAGATAATCCAAACTGCAATTGACGAAAATGCTGATGCCATTGGATTGAGTGGTTTGATTACTCCCAGTTTAGATGAGATGGTACATGTAGCGTCAGAATTGGAGAGACAACAACTGCATTTACCTTTGTTAATAGGAGGAGCAACTACCTCCAAAGCCCATACTGCCTTGAAGATTGACCCTGTTTATTCGCGCACTGTTGTGCATGTTAATGATGCATCACGTGCGGTTGGAGTGGTTTCTAATCTTATCAATAATGAAAAGAATGTTGACTATGGAAAAGAAATGAAATTAGAGTATGAGGAGTTTAGGAAACAATTTTTGAACCGTAGGAGTAACAAAGAATTCGTCTCTCTTGAATTTGCAAGAGCAAATAGATACAAACTTAAGTTTGAGCAAGAGAAGATATTCAAACCAAATAAACTTGGCATAACTGTCATTGAGGATCAGGACTTAAATACTTTGTTAGATTTCTTTGATTGGTCTCCCTTTTTTAGAAGTTGGGAGCTTCATGGCAAATTTCCCGATATTTTAAATGATGAAAAGATTGGTAAACAAGCAACAGAAGTTTACCAAGATGCGCAGGCTGTTATCAAAGATATTATTGAAAATAAAAGGTTAAAGGCAAGGGCAATTTTTGGATTGTTCCCGGCTAATTCAATCAATGATGACCTTTATATCAAAGATGAATCAGGGAATAAAATTGCTAAGTTTATTACCTTGCGTCAACAATATAAAAAATCAGACAATCAATACCTTGCATTAGCAGATTTTGTGGCACCTGAGGAATCCGGTATTACAGACTATATGGGCTGTTTTTGTGTGAGTGCCGGATTTGGTACTGAAGAAATAGTTGCCGAATATAAAAACAAGTTGGATGATTACACTGCAATCTTGGTACAGGCGTTAGCAGACCGCTTTGCAGAAGCATTTGCCGAATATTTGCATTTTCAGGTCAGAACAAAATTTTGGGGTTATGTGCCCGAAGAGCAACTAAGCAATGAAGAGATTATTAGCGAGTATTATCAAGGTGTGAGACCTGCACCCGGTTATCCCGCATGTCCCGATCACTTAGATAAGAGAACAATATGGAATTTGATGGGTGTAGAAGAAAAAATAGGAGTAAAATTAACCAAGGGTTTTGCAATGTGGCCCGCAGCCAGTGTCAGCGGCTATTATTTTGCTCATCCTCAAAGTAAATATTTTGGAGTCGGTAAAATCAAACAAGACCAATTTGAGGACTATGTTCAACGTAGAGGTATTTCAGAGGAAGAAGCGGCAAAATGGCTTAATGCAAACTTGGCAGATTAA
- the metF gene encoding methylenetetrahydrofolate reductase [NAD(P)H], protein MKITDHIKNAKGKTLFSVEVVPPTKGTSIEDLYKNIDPLMEFKPPFIDVTTSREEYVFIDRGNSLMERKITRMRPGTMGICAAIQHKYNVDTVPHVLCGGFTKEETEYLLIDCLYLGIDNVMALRGDAMKGQTHFQPTEGGHVFAKDLVIHINDLCDGKYLSGEVTHAYENRFCIGVAGYPEKHIEAPSLQYDIQKLKEKVDAGAHYIVTQMFFDNAKFFEFVRAARDIGIQVPIIPGIKPIATKTHLKILPKVFKIDLPEALIKEVEAAKDNNAIKQIGIEWAIQQCNELIKFGVPVLHFYSMGKSDNIKRIAATVF, encoded by the coding sequence ATGAAAATAACGGATCATATAAAAAATGCTAAAGGGAAAACTCTGTTTTCGGTAGAAGTCGTTCCGCCTACAAAAGGGACAAGCATAGAAGACTTGTACAAAAATATTGACCCTTTGATGGAGTTTAAACCTCCATTCATTGACGTAACCACTTCCAGAGAAGAATATGTTTTTATTGACAGAGGAAACAGTCTGATGGAAAGGAAAATAACCAGAATGAGACCGGGTACTATGGGTATTTGTGCTGCTATACAACACAAGTACAATGTAGATACTGTTCCGCATGTCCTATGTGGGGGTTTTACCAAAGAAGAGACAGAGTACTTGCTCATAGATTGTTTGTACTTAGGGATTGACAATGTGATGGCACTCAGAGGAGATGCTATGAAAGGACAGACACATTTTCAACCAACAGAAGGCGGGCATGTATTTGCAAAGGATTTAGTCATACATATCAATGATTTGTGCGATGGCAAATATTTGAGCGGGGAAGTTACGCATGCTTACGAAAATCGCTTTTGCATTGGTGTTGCAGGTTATCCGGAAAAGCATATTGAAGCCCCTTCGCTTCAGTATGATATCCAAAAACTAAAAGAAAAAGTGGATGCAGGTGCACATTATATTGTTACACAAATGTTTTTTGACAATGCTAAATTCTTTGAATTTGTGCGTGCAGCCAGAGACATAGGGATTCAAGTGCCAATTATTCCCGGAATAAAACCCATTGCTACTAAAACCCATCTTAAAATATTGCCTAAAGTTTTTAAGATTGATTTGCCGGAAGCATTGATTAAAGAGGTTGAAGCGGCCAAAGATAACAATGCAATCAAGCAAATAGGCATTGAATGGGCTATTCAACAATGTAATGAATTGATTAAATTCGGAGTGCCAGTGCTACACTTTTACTCAATGGGCAAAAGTGATAACATAAAGCGTATAGCAGCAACAGTGTTTTAA
- a CDS encoding DoxX family protein, with translation MSLLNTLTKEWKSGKDIGLLLIRFIFAFALIYGHGWGKITTIFSGQEIQFMDPIGLGATTSFYLAAFAEFICALLLIFGLCTRFASIVLIINFLVIVGLHAFTFNDAFEVMEPRIFYLFTFVALFFSGSGKYSLDHLFFNKRNQ, from the coding sequence ATGAGCTTATTAAACACATTAACAAAAGAGTGGAAATCGGGCAAGGACATAGGTCTGTTGCTCATCCGCTTCATTTTTGCATTCGCACTTATTTATGGACATGGTTGGGGTAAAATAACCACCATTTTTTCCGGTCAAGAGATTCAGTTCATGGATCCTATCGGATTGGGTGCTACAACATCTTTTTATTTAGCTGCATTTGCAGAATTTATTTGTGCTTTGTTACTAATCTTTGGACTGTGTACACGCTTCGCAAGCATTGTTTTAATTATTAACTTCCTTGTTATAGTCGGTTTACACGCCTTTACATTCAATGATGCGTTTGAAGTAATGGAACCAAGAATCTTTTACTTATTTACCTTCGTAGCTTTATTTTTCTCAGGATCCGGTAAATATTCATTAGACCATCTCTTCTTTAACAAGCGTAATCAATAG